A single region of the Vibrio cyclitrophicus genome encodes:
- a CDS encoding septum formation protein, whose amino-acid sequence MNTTTSSANAVKDSSKFNYKDFTWCLSLFGTAVGAGVLFLPIKAGAGGFWPLVILALIAAPMTWFAHKSLARFVLSAKNPEADITDTVEEHFGKTGANIITFAYFFAIYPIVLIYGVGITNTVDSFLVNQMGMESIPRPLLSGALILAMTAGVVFGKDLMLKATSAMVYPLVFILLALSFYLVPDWNTSMMETSPEWSTMPSIIWLAIPIIVFSFNHSPIISQFSKEQRRVYGDDAVKKTDAITGGAAMMLMGFVMFFVFSVVLSLSPEQLATAQAQNISVLSYLANVHESPLISYMGPLVAFAAITSSYFGHFLGAHEGLVGLIKSRSGSSISTIEKASLAFIVVTTWIVAVVNPSILGMIETMGAPMIAAILFLMPVFAMQKVPAMAKYKTSAPVQIFTALCGLAAISSVIYGAL is encoded by the coding sequence ATGAACACAACAACTTCTTCGGCAAATGCCGTTAAAGATTCAAGCAAGTTTAACTACAAAGATTTTACCTGGTGTTTATCACTATTCGGTACAGCAGTTGGTGCTGGCGTACTATTCCTTCCAATCAAAGCTGGTGCGGGTGGTTTTTGGCCATTAGTTATCCTAGCTCTAATTGCGGCACCAATGACTTGGTTCGCACACAAATCTCTAGCTCGTTTCGTACTGTCGGCTAAAAACCCTGAAGCTGATATTACAGACACAGTTGAAGAGCACTTCGGCAAGACCGGCGCAAACATTATTACTTTTGCTTACTTCTTCGCTATCTACCCGATCGTTCTTATCTACGGTGTTGGTATCACAAACACGGTTGACTCTTTCCTTGTAAACCAAATGGGTATGGAATCTATTCCACGTCCCCTTCTTTCTGGTGCACTTATCCTTGCTATGACAGCGGGCGTTGTATTCGGTAAAGATCTGATGCTGAAAGCAACTTCAGCGATGGTTTACCCACTAGTATTCATCCTATTAGCGCTATCTTTTTACCTAGTTCCTGATTGGAACACTTCTATGATGGAAACAAGCCCAGAATGGTCAACAATGCCTTCTATTATCTGGCTTGCGATTCCAATCATCGTGTTCTCTTTCAACCACAGCCCAATCATTTCACAGTTCTCTAAAGAGCAACGTCGTGTATACGGTGATGACGCAGTTAAGAAAACTGACGCGATCACTGGCGGCGCAGCAATGATGCTGATGGGTTTTGTAATGTTCTTCGTATTCTCTGTAGTACTTTCTCTATCTCCAGAGCAACTAGCAACAGCGCAAGCACAAAACATCTCTGTACTTTCTTACCTAGCTAACGTTCACGAGTCTCCACTTATTTCTTACATGGGTCCTCTAGTAGCGTTCGCAGCAATCACTTCTAGCTACTTCGGTCACTTCCTAGGTGCTCATGAAGGTCTTGTTGGTCTAATCAAGTCTCGCTCTGGTTCTTCAATCAGCACGATTGAGAAAGCATCTCTAGCGTTCATCGTTGTTACAACTTGGATTGTTGCGGTAGTTAACCCAAGCATCCTAGGTATGATTGAAACAATGGGTGCTCCAATGATTGCAGCTATCCTGTTCCTAATGCCTGTATTCGCGATGCAAAAAGTACCAGCAATGGCTAAGTACAAAACTTCAGCACCTGTGCAAATCTTTACAGCTTTATGTGGTCTAGCGGCTATTAGTTCTGTAATCTACGGCGCTCTTTAA
- a CDS encoding CoA pyrophosphatase gives MNKENFLQQFQLNPTVGYHPESVERVSHISGDQLRKAAVVVGLVEREDGLHVIFTKRAAHLKHHPGQVSFPGGKHELSDPSMQFTALRELHEEVGIRSDQVKIVGQLPALSTISKFSVTPIVALVDPDYKPIIDENEVASIFEVPATYVLDQAKLHSHTVNFKQIKHRVFAMPFQEHLIWGVTAQIIQSLQQHIVQRIT, from the coding sequence ATGAATAAAGAAAACTTCCTTCAACAATTCCAACTTAACCCTACAGTAGGCTATCACCCAGAGTCAGTAGAGCGTGTTTCTCATATCAGTGGCGATCAATTACGTAAAGCGGCAGTAGTGGTAGGTTTAGTTGAAAGAGAAGATGGTTTACATGTCATTTTTACTAAAAGAGCTGCTCACTTAAAGCATCACCCCGGGCAAGTCAGCTTTCCTGGAGGAAAACACGAACTTTCTGACCCTTCCATGCAATTCACTGCACTCAGAGAGCTTCATGAAGAGGTAGGAATTCGATCGGATCAAGTTAAAATTGTTGGGCAATTACCCGCCTTGAGTACCATTAGTAAATTTTCTGTTACGCCGATTGTCGCATTAGTTGATCCTGACTATAAACCCATCATCGATGAAAACGAAGTGGCCTCAATTTTTGAGGTACCCGCTACCTATGTTTTAGACCAAGCCAAGTTACATAGCCACACTGTTAACTTTAAACAAATCAAGCATCGTGTTTTTGCCATGCCCTTCCAAGAGCACCTAATTTGGGGCGTTACGGCGCAAATCATCCAATCGCTGCAGCAACACATAGTGCAACGAATTACATAG
- a CDS encoding heme NO-binding domain-containing protein, with amino-acid sequence MKGIIFTEFLELVEDKFGLELLEEVLEMSEDEGIYTSVGSYDHKDLVRLIINLSKKTDIDAASLQRVFGQSVFKNLLASLPNKASLAHSNTTFQFIQHVERYIHVEVKKLYPDAEPPEFSFITTTEAQLIFDYKSARCMSHVCLGLIEGCAEYHGESIAVEMTPQNDDQSVVRFNLKVEN; translated from the coding sequence ATGAAAGGAATCATATTCACCGAATTTTTAGAGCTTGTTGAAGACAAGTTTGGGTTAGAGCTTTTGGAAGAAGTTCTCGAAATGTCAGAAGATGAAGGGATCTATACGTCGGTCGGCAGTTACGACCACAAAGACCTTGTCAGGTTGATTATCAACCTAAGTAAAAAAACCGATATTGATGCGGCAAGCTTACAACGCGTGTTTGGGCAGTCTGTATTTAAAAACTTACTTGCCTCTTTACCGAATAAAGCGAGTCTTGCTCATAGCAATACCACCTTTCAATTTATTCAGCACGTAGAGCGCTACATTCACGTTGAAGTGAAGAAGCTCTATCCAGATGCTGAGCCACCTGAATTCAGTTTTATCACCACGACCGAAGCACAACTTATCTTTGACTACAAAAGCGCAAGGTGTATGTCTCATGTTTGCTTAGGACTTATCGAGGGATGCGCTGAATACCACGGTGAATCTATCGCGGTGGAGATGACGCCACAAAATGATGACCAAAGCGTGGTTAGGTTTAATCTCAAAGTAGAAAATTGA
- a CDS encoding response regulator, with protein MDLASALEKKLKRQIAARKAAEGLLEQKSLELFEANQQLELALRQLEKRSNANIRRIEFQEQIDNLLIDFGRAFLRNDLDDVMLSELTTNVTNSYLIEASRLILPPKLIPQLQTYDYGDETVEVLEQDIQEPHWQDNLLTVPLEVEKVIVGALIVRVRLLDQDYEFIQSQLLLVTDLICSALTHQLAINRNIESRKRAEESERATRDFVAMINHELRTPLNGLLGSAELISDTELNSSQREIVNNLSQSGEFLRTIINDLLDFSKINAGMLELIPKKFALNDLRNTIDSIFVNRAIEKQLEFNISVASNVPSHFQGDLERITQLFVNLIGNAIKFTEEGHVNVDIEWDTNQFVFSVEDTGVGIAESAHKTLFEPFTQADNSSSRNYEGTGLGLAICRKLVALMNGEIGVSSIVGSGTTFTISIPLQVVDIPAESDSVTKGFESEVELSLLKVLVVDDIKMNQIIIQQMLRKHEIEPAIASNGVEGFELASDNEYDIVFMDCRMPVMDGFEATEKLREKGYVKSIVALTAGTTLEERERCIQCGMDDILSKPYTANDLKEMLKKWGVSAVKVA; from the coding sequence ATGGATCTGGCATCTGCCCTAGAGAAGAAGCTCAAGCGTCAAATCGCGGCAAGAAAAGCGGCTGAAGGATTGTTGGAACAGAAGAGCCTCGAACTTTTCGAGGCTAACCAACAACTAGAGCTTGCTTTACGTCAGTTAGAAAAGCGCTCCAACGCGAATATACGCCGCATTGAATTCCAAGAACAGATCGACAACCTGTTGATTGACTTTGGGCGCGCGTTTCTAAGAAATGATCTCGATGATGTCATGCTATCTGAATTAACGACGAACGTGACCAACAGTTACTTAATCGAAGCCAGCCGTTTGATTCTACCTCCCAAGCTCATCCCTCAGTTACAGACTTATGATTATGGTGATGAAACTGTCGAGGTGTTAGAGCAAGACATTCAAGAACCTCATTGGCAAGACAACCTGCTGACTGTGCCCTTAGAGGTCGAAAAAGTCATAGTTGGCGCGTTAATCGTCAGAGTCAGGTTGTTAGACCAAGACTACGAGTTTATCCAAAGCCAACTGTTGTTAGTAACGGACCTTATCTGTAGTGCCTTAACCCATCAACTCGCGATTAACCGAAATATTGAATCACGTAAACGAGCGGAAGAGTCCGAAAGGGCAACGCGTGACTTTGTGGCCATGATCAACCATGAGTTAAGAACACCACTGAATGGTTTACTAGGCAGTGCCGAGTTGATCAGTGATACCGAACTGAATAGTTCTCAGCGTGAAATAGTGAACAACCTGAGCCAGTCTGGAGAGTTCCTCAGAACCATCATTAATGACTTGTTAGATTTCAGCAAAATTAACGCAGGGATGTTGGAGCTTATTCCAAAGAAATTTGCCCTGAATGACTTGCGAAACACGATTGATAGTATCTTCGTCAATCGAGCAATAGAGAAGCAGCTTGAATTTAATATTAGTGTTGCGTCAAATGTTCCCTCCCATTTCCAAGGCGATTTAGAGCGCATCACACAGTTGTTTGTGAACTTAATCGGTAATGCGATTAAATTTACAGAAGAAGGACATGTGAATGTTGATATTGAGTGGGACACAAACCAATTTGTTTTCTCTGTGGAAGATACCGGGGTAGGGATTGCTGAATCGGCGCATAAGACGTTGTTTGAACCTTTTACACAGGCAGATAACTCAAGTAGCCGAAACTATGAGGGCACCGGACTTGGCTTAGCGATCTGCCGCAAGCTGGTGGCTCTGATGAATGGCGAGATTGGGGTGAGCAGTATTGTTGGTTCAGGCACGACGTTTACCATCTCGATTCCTCTTCAAGTTGTCGATATTCCGGCAGAGAGTGATAGTGTCACCAAAGGCTTTGAGTCAGAAGTCGAATTGTCACTACTTAAAGTGTTGGTGGTTGATGATATTAAGATGAACCAGATCATCATCCAACAGATGCTACGTAAACATGAGATTGAACCTGCCATTGCAAGCAATGGTGTCGAAGGGTTTGAACTCGCGTCAGACAATGAATACGACATTGTATTCATGGATTGCAGAATGCCCGTTATGGACGGGTTCGAAGCAACAGAGAAGCTAAGAGAGAAGGGTTACGTTAAATCTATTGTGGCACTCACCGCCGGAACGACACTTGAAGAACGCGAACGTTGTATTCAATGTGGAATGGATGACATTTTGAGTAAGCCTTACACCGCCAATGATCTTAAAGAGATGCTTAAGAAGTGGGGTGTCTCTGCGGTGAAGGTCGCTTAA
- the pabB gene encoding aminodeoxychorismate synthase component I — protein sequence MNNNEFRSIQIKPLEYQSTLAKRLFSHIENLPWAMLLRSASESHVDSRYDILVAQPIATFETIGVKTTVNVNETCEVSESDPFELLDQYQQQLLPATKEHAELPFVGGALGYFSYDLGRRVETLPSLAKRDIEAPDMAVGLYEWAIVVDHTLKTACIVGQNIEAHWNWLSEQQDKPNSEEFRLTTPWQSNMSEESYATKFDSVQEYLLSGDCYQINLAQRFNAQYQGSEWLAYDKLEQYNSAPFSGFIRLADCAIISVSPERFLELKDNVIETKPIKGTRPRSDDHVIDDANAQDLASADKDQAENLMIVDLLRNDIGRVAKPGTVHVPKLFDIESFPAVHHLVSTIRADLDDQYSATDLLKACFPGGSITGAPKVRAMQIIEELEPHRRSAYCGSIGYISRNGRMDTSITIRTLVAENNTLYAWAGGGVVFDSDCASEYQETLDKLSRILPVLEDCEA from the coding sequence ATGAATAACAACGAATTTCGCTCTATCCAAATCAAGCCGCTTGAATATCAATCAACTTTAGCTAAACGGCTGTTTTCCCATATTGAAAACCTGCCGTGGGCAATGCTATTACGCTCCGCTTCAGAAAGCCACGTTGACAGTCGATACGATATTTTAGTTGCTCAACCCATCGCCACCTTCGAGACAATCGGTGTAAAAACGACCGTTAATGTTAATGAGACGTGCGAGGTTTCAGAGTCAGACCCTTTCGAACTACTCGACCAATATCAGCAACAATTATTGCCTGCAACTAAAGAGCACGCTGAGTTGCCATTCGTTGGCGGCGCGTTAGGCTACTTTAGCTACGATTTAGGCCGTAGAGTGGAAACGCTTCCGTCTCTTGCAAAGCGTGATATTGAAGCGCCCGACATGGCGGTTGGTTTATATGAATGGGCAATCGTGGTTGATCACACGCTTAAGACAGCATGCATCGTTGGACAAAACATCGAGGCCCACTGGAATTGGTTATCTGAGCAGCAAGACAAGCCTAACTCAGAAGAATTTCGCCTAACCACACCCTGGCAATCGAACATGAGCGAAGAGAGCTACGCCACCAAGTTCGATAGTGTTCAAGAGTACCTATTATCCGGTGACTGCTATCAGATTAACTTAGCTCAGCGCTTCAATGCCCAATACCAAGGCAGTGAGTGGCTGGCTTATGACAAGTTAGAGCAGTACAACTCAGCGCCCTTTTCTGGCTTTATCCGTTTGGCCGACTGCGCAATCATTAGCGTTTCGCCAGAACGTTTCTTAGAACTTAAAGACAACGTGATTGAGACTAAGCCGATTAAAGGCACACGCCCTCGTTCTGACGACCATGTGATTGATGATGCGAACGCGCAAGACCTGGCAAGCGCCGATAAAGATCAGGCGGAAAATCTGATGATCGTCGACCTACTGCGTAATGACATTGGCCGAGTAGCAAAACCGGGCACTGTTCATGTACCAAAGTTATTCGATATTGAGAGCTTCCCAGCCGTGCACCACTTGGTAAGCACGATACGAGCAGACCTTGATGACCAATATTCTGCGACTGACCTTCTGAAAGCTTGTTTCCCTGGAGGATCAATTACGGGCGCACCAAAAGTTCGTGCTATGCAGATCATTGAAGAGTTAGAACCACATCGACGTTCAGCGTACTGCGGCAGTATCGGCTACATCAGCCGAAATGGCAGAATGGATACAAGTATCACCATTCGTACATTAGTCGCCGAGAACAACACACTTTATGCGTGGGCTGGCGGTGGTGTGGTATTTGATAGTGATTGCGCTTCTGAATACCAAGAAACACTGGATAAACTGAGCCGAATTCTACCGGTACTTGAAGATTGCGAAGCCTAG
- a CDS encoding fumarate hydratase: protein MTVIRKQDVISSVADALQYISYYHPLDFVQALEKAYEKEESQAAKDAIAQILINSRMSAEGHRPICQDTGIVTCFVNIGMDVRWETDQTVQQMVDEGVRQAYNNPDNPLRASVLMDPAGKRINTKDNTPAVVHINMVPGNKVEIQIAAKGGGSENKTKMVMLNPSDDIAEWVEKTLPTMGAGWCPPGMLGIGIGGTAEKAAVLAKESLMEHIDIQELIDKGPENAEEELRLDIFNRVNKLGIGAQGLGGLTTVVDVKIKTAPTHAASKPVCLIPNCAATRHVHFTLDGSGPAELTPPKLEEWPDITWEAGANTRRVNLDEITKEDVQEWKTGETVLLSGKILTGRDAAHKRIQGMLESGEGLPEGVDLKGKFIYYVGPVDAVGDEAVGPAGPTTSTRMDKFTDMMLEETGIMGMIGKAERGPATVESIKQHKSVYLMAVGGAAYLVAKAIKKARVVAFEDLGMEAIYEFEVEDMPVTVAVDSNGVNAHQIGPDTWKVKIAEAEKA from the coding sequence ATGACGGTTATTCGTAAGCAAGATGTGATCAGCAGTGTCGCTGACGCACTTCAGTACATTTCTTATTATCACCCTTTAGACTTTGTCCAAGCCCTAGAAAAAGCGTACGAGAAAGAAGAGAGCCAAGCAGCAAAAGATGCGATCGCTCAGATTCTTATCAACTCACGTATGTCTGCGGAAGGCCATCGTCCTATTTGTCAGGATACAGGTATTGTTACTTGTTTCGTGAACATCGGTATGGATGTTAGGTGGGAAACGGATCAAACAGTACAACAGATGGTTGATGAAGGCGTTCGTCAAGCTTACAACAACCCAGATAACCCATTGCGTGCATCTGTTCTAATGGACCCTGCAGGTAAGCGTATTAATACGAAAGACAATACGCCAGCGGTTGTTCACATTAATATGGTTCCTGGCAACAAAGTTGAAATTCAAATCGCGGCAAAAGGCGGCGGTTCTGAGAACAAAACTAAGATGGTTATGCTGAACCCTTCTGATGATATTGCAGAGTGGGTAGAGAAGACTCTGCCAACGATGGGCGCGGGCTGGTGTCCACCGGGTATGCTAGGCATAGGCATTGGTGGTACGGCTGAAAAAGCAGCGGTACTAGCAAAAGAATCTTTGATGGAACACATCGATATTCAAGAGCTTATCGACAAAGGTCCAGAGAACGCTGAAGAAGAGCTTCGTTTAGATATTTTCAACCGTGTAAACAAACTGGGTATTGGCGCACAAGGTCTTGGCGGTCTAACGACTGTGGTTGATGTGAAAATCAAAACAGCGCCGACGCACGCGGCCTCTAAGCCCGTTTGCTTAATTCCTAACTGTGCGGCAACGCGTCACGTACACTTCACATTAGACGGAAGCGGCCCAGCAGAGCTAACACCACCTAAGCTAGAAGAATGGCCAGATATTACTTGGGAAGCAGGCGCAAATACACGCCGTGTTAACCTTGATGAAATTACTAAAGAAGATGTACAAGAGTGGAAAACTGGTGAAACGGTTCTTTTATCAGGCAAGATTTTAACGGGTCGTGATGCTGCTCATAAGCGTATTCAAGGTATGCTTGAAAGTGGTGAAGGTTTACCAGAAGGCGTCGACCTGAAAGGTAAGTTCATTTACTACGTAGGCCCTGTTGATGCAGTTGGTGATGAAGCGGTAGGTCCTGCTGGTCCAACTACGTCTACTCGTATGGATAAGTTCACCGACATGATGCTAGAAGAAACCGGCATCATGGGCATGATTGGTAAAGCAGAGCGTGGCCCTGCAACGGTTGAATCAATCAAACAACATAAGTCAGTTTACTTAATGGCCGTTGGTGGTGCAGCTTATCTTGTTGCAAAAGCAATTAAGAAAGCACGTGTGGTTGCGTTTGAAGATCTCGGTATGGAAGCGATTTACGAGTTTGAAGTCGAAGATATGCCCGTGACAGTAGCGGTTGACTCTAACGGTGTGAACGCACACCAGATCGGTCCTGACACATGGAAAGTGAAAATTGCTGAAGCTGAAAAAGCGTAA
- a CDS encoding YcjX family protein, with amino-acid sequence MKHLTQEMSDFISRGTDSHIRVAVTGLSRAGKTAFITSLVNQLLHTSTHKNLPLLTSARDGRIIGAKRIPQHNMMIPRFSYDEAMESLNAQPPEWPVPTRDVSEIRLAIKYKPAKGAKKLLSKNSTLYLDIVDYPGEWLLDLPLLDMDFDTWSQSQFAALKGDREIYSQQWNAMRGDIDLLAEADEKKLVAIADSYTQYLHTCKSNGLHWVQPGRFVLPGELEGAPVLQFFPCTAPEGKFSKTSNYAVLKARYEEYQQKVVKAFYKNHFATFDRQIVLVDCLQPLNAGYDSFMDMRGALEQLLKSFKYGRSNILRRLFAPKIDKILFAATKADHVTPDQHPNLVSLLQQMVHPAWQQAAFEHIDMSCMSIASIQATSAGYISSGSDNVPALQGVTLDNVPQTMYPGEVPRKLPNKQYWETNQFDFTSFRPMEQHSDEPCQHLRVDKVLEYLIGDKLK; translated from the coding sequence ATGAAACACCTAACTCAAGAAATGAGTGACTTTATAAGCAGAGGAACGGATTCTCATATTCGAGTAGCGGTCACGGGGCTTTCTCGTGCGGGTAAGACAGCCTTTATTACTTCGCTGGTTAATCAGCTTCTTCATACGTCTACCCACAAAAACCTGCCACTGCTTACATCAGCAAGAGATGGAAGAATTATTGGCGCAAAGCGCATTCCGCAACACAATATGATGATTCCACGCTTCTCTTATGATGAAGCGATGGAGTCACTAAACGCGCAGCCCCCAGAATGGCCAGTACCGACGCGTGATGTCAGTGAGATTCGCCTAGCCATCAAATATAAGCCTGCTAAAGGGGCAAAAAAGTTACTGAGTAAAAACAGCACCCTTTATCTCGATATTGTCGATTATCCCGGAGAGTGGCTGCTTGATTTGCCGTTACTGGACATGGACTTCGATACCTGGAGCCAATCTCAATTTGCAGCACTAAAAGGCGACAGAGAAATCTACTCGCAACAGTGGAACGCAATGCGCGGTGACATCGACTTGTTAGCAGAAGCAGACGAAAAGAAACTGGTCGCGATTGCCGATAGTTACACCCAGTACCTGCATACTTGTAAAAGTAACGGATTGCATTGGGTCCAACCGGGTCGGTTCGTATTACCGGGTGAGCTTGAAGGCGCGCCTGTTTTGCAGTTTTTCCCGTGTACTGCTCCTGAGGGTAAGTTCTCGAAAACAAGCAACTATGCGGTTTTAAAAGCGCGTTATGAAGAGTATCAACAGAAGGTCGTGAAGGCGTTCTACAAAAACCACTTTGCGACGTTCGACAGACAAATTGTGCTGGTGGATTGCTTACAGCCACTTAACGCAGGTTACGACTCTTTCATGGATATGCGCGGTGCACTTGAGCAGCTATTGAAGAGCTTTAAGTACGGTCGAAGTAACATCTTAAGACGCCTGTTTGCGCCGAAGATCGACAAGATCTTATTCGCCGCAACCAAGGCCGATCACGTGACTCCGGATCAGCATCCAAACTTAGTGTCACTGTTACAACAGATGGTGCATCCTGCGTGGCAGCAGGCGGCGTTTGAACACATCGACATGAGTTGTATGAGTATCGCGTCTATTCAAGCGACCAGCGCGGGTTATATCTCGTCAGGTTCAGACAATGTGCCTGCGCTGCAAGGTGTCACCTTGGATAACGTTCCTCAAACCATGTATCCGGGAGAGGTGCCGCGTAAGTTGCCCAATAAACAGTATTGGGAAACAAACCAGTTTGATTTCACGAGCTTTAGGCCGATGGAGCAACACTCTGATGAGCCTTGTCAGCATTTAAGAGTCGACAAGGTTTTAGAGTATCTCATCGGTGACAAGTTAAAGTAA
- a CDS encoding TIGR01620 family protein, which yields MSELKTKQVFNEPLKTSFDEQDKSDVGPDLGAQQLFTEQEKFVPVAPQVEAELDGEAEQQLEQVIRPSKKKKWFGTGLLVAFSGLVGWQAIDSVITAIQTADWLALGWAGFIAAIASLGLGAIGKELWKLRSLKDHFSVQEQSEELLQSQSVGKGKAFCENIAKQGGIIAESPSYDKWRNSINPAHSDAEVLDMYDALVVSQQDKVATQIVTKFSTESAALVAVSPLAAADMLLVAWRNFTMIDKLADVYGIELGYWSRIKLFKLVLINMAAAGVSELAIDASMDLVSMDLAGKVSARAGQGLGVGILTARLGLKAMTLLRSMPWHNERKVKLADLRKAVLSEIKRITLK from the coding sequence ATGAGTGAATTAAAAACAAAGCAGGTCTTTAATGAACCGTTGAAGACCTCTTTTGATGAGCAAGATAAGAGCGACGTTGGCCCGGATTTAGGCGCTCAACAACTGTTCACAGAGCAAGAGAAATTTGTCCCTGTCGCTCCGCAAGTGGAAGCCGAACTTGATGGTGAAGCTGAACAGCAATTGGAGCAAGTGATTCGACCGAGCAAAAAGAAGAAGTGGTTTGGAACGGGCTTACTTGTCGCTTTCTCCGGTTTAGTCGGATGGCAAGCTATTGACTCGGTCATTACCGCGATTCAAACAGCCGATTGGCTTGCGTTAGGTTGGGCAGGCTTTATTGCTGCCATTGCTTCATTGGGTTTAGGCGCAATAGGCAAAGAGCTGTGGAAACTGCGCTCACTTAAAGATCATTTTAGTGTGCAAGAGCAGAGTGAAGAGCTACTCCAAAGCCAAAGTGTCGGTAAGGGCAAAGCGTTCTGTGAAAACATTGCGAAGCAAGGCGGCATTATCGCTGAGTCTCCTTCGTACGATAAGTGGCGAAACAGCATTAACCCGGCGCACAGCGATGCAGAAGTGTTGGATATGTACGATGCGTTGGTCGTGAGCCAACAAGATAAGGTTGCGACTCAAATCGTCACTAAGTTCTCGACAGAATCCGCGGCTTTGGTTGCTGTGAGTCCATTGGCGGCTGCTGATATGTTGCTGGTGGCGTGGCGTAATTTCACCATGATCGACAAGCTTGCTGATGTGTATGGCATTGAGCTGGGCTACTGGTCTCGCATTAAGCTATTTAAACTGGTGTTAATCAACATGGCTGCTGCGGGAGTTAGTGAACTCGCGATTGATGCGAGCATGGACCTCGTATCGATGGATTTAGCAGGCAAAGTTTCTGCAAGAGCAGGGCAGGGGCTCGGTGTTGGTATTTTAACCGCTCGACTGGGTCTAAAAGCCATGACATTGCTTCGCTCTATGCCTTGGCATAACGAACGAAAAGTAAAATTGGCAGACCTTCGTAAAGCCGTCCTTTCTGAAATAAAGCGTATTACGCTTAAATAA